In Daphnia magna isolate NIES linkage group LG5, ASM2063170v1.1, whole genome shotgun sequence, a single genomic region encodes these proteins:
- the LOC116924032 gene encoding ATP-binding cassette sub-family G member 1 encodes MNKITRKAMDSTKQTELWSLTTDESKPSSDFTFHDISYNVGKRNNVKRILQQMSGTFKSGQLTAILGPSGAGKTSLMNILAGLKTTGVEGRIEVDGVERNFKTFRKQSAYITQKDYLLKDLTIDEYMTSAAHLKLGNKVSDSEKKTRADLIIKTLGLASSVTTQISRLSGGERKRLSIGLELFDNPSFLFLDEPTSGLDSSSSLQCVALLRKIANSGRTVVATIHQPSSRLLDHFDHLYVVVGGSCMFQGPVEFLVPYLQTFNLHCPKYHNPADFVMDVASGEYGDVLPQLVSGIENGRLTYRGSLASSRSTRSINLEGNGSYQVNDDEGKKKNKRKRITYGAPFRTQVKVLLERTWRTMWREKMQTQTRFLTHIVFGIFIGLMYQTVGNDASYPFNAGLLAFSQLFIIFTGTMPTIVTFPMERNVLVREHLNHWYSLKAYYLAKLIVDIPFQILFPAIFLAIVYLMTGQPMCMMRFSMLLLVTICMSLVAQGIGLVFGAAFDIQTALFLSAVFAIPLLLFNGFCLRFNSIPFYLRWMSYGSLFRHGFEGAMLSVYDYDRPPLNCSQPYCYFRYPRKILETFDMDQSSYYVSIIGLMMYFVVMRIAGYFVLRFKLKSIS; translated from the exons ATGAATAAAATAACGAGAAAAGCCATGGACTCAACAAAGCAGACAGAGTTATGGAGCTTAACAACGGATGAATCTAAACCATCGTCTGATTTCACCTTCCACGATATTTCTTACAACGTGGGCAAAA GAAACAATGTTAAAAGGATTTTACAACAAATGAGCGGCACATTCAAATCAGGCCAGCTgacagctattctaggacCGTCTGGCGCAGGAAAAACCTCGCTGATGAACATCTTAGCAGGATTAAA GACGACTGGAGTTGAAGGTAGAATCGAGGTTGATGGTGTCGAACGGAATTTCAAAACATTCCGGAAACAATCGGCGTACATCACGCAAAAGGACTATCTGCTGAAAGACTTGACCATTGACGAGTACATGACAAGTGCAGCGCATCTAAAGCTGGGCAACAAAGTCTCCGAcagcgaaaagaaaacaaga GCAGACTTAATCATAAAGACATTAGGACTAGCGAGTAGTGTCACGACACAAATTTCCCGTCTATCTGGTGGCGAACGCAAGCGACTTTCCAtcggactggaactgtttgacaATCCATCCTTCCTATTTCTGGATGAACCCACAAG CGGATTGGACAGCTCGTCGAGTTTACAGTGTGTTGCATTACTCCGCAAAATTGCTAACAGTGGCCGAACG GTTGTGGCCACCATTCATCAGCCCAGTTCAAGGCTGTTGGACCATTTTGATCATCTGTACGTCGTTGTTGGTGGGTCGTGCATGTTCCAAGGACCGGTTGAATTTTTAGTGCCTTATCTACAGACATTCAACTTACACTGCCCTAAATATCATAATCCTGCTGATTTCG TAATGGACGTGGCTTCAGGAGAATACGGTGATGTGCTACCCCAATTGGTGTCCGGCATTGAAAATGGTCGTCTCACTTATAGAGGAAGTTTAGCATCTTCACGTTCTACCCGCTCCATCAATTTGGAAG GAAACGGATCCTACCAGGTGAATGACGatgagggaaaaaagaaaaacaaacgaaaacgaaTAACATACGGCGCTCCGTTTCGCACTCAAGTGAAGGTCTTGCTCGAAAGAACTTGGCGAACAATGTGGAGAGAGAAG ATGCAGACCCAAACACGTTTCCTTACGCATATCGTGTTCGGCATCTTCATAGGATTGATGTATCAAACAGTGGGAAATGACGCTAGTTACCCGTTTAACGCTGGGTTGCTCGCCTTCAGTCAATTATTCATTATCTTTACAGGCACGATGCCAACCATCGTGACCT TTCCAATGGAGAGAAACGTGCTGGTTCGCGAGCACTTGAATCACTGGTACAGCCTCAAAGCCTATTACCTTGCCAAACTGATAGTCGACATTCCGTTCCAGATCCTTTTTCCTGCTATATTTTTGGCGATCGTCTATCTGATGACCGGCCAGCCCATGTGCATGATGCGTTTCAGCATGCTTCTGCTGGTGACAATCTGCATGTCACTGGTGGCACAAGGAATTGGACTCGTTTTCGGAGCCGCTTTCGACATCCAGACAGCTTTATTCCTCTCAGCAGTTTTTGCGATTCCGTTGCTTCTTTTCAATGGTTTTTGTTTACGCTTCAACTCCATACCATTCTACCTGAGATGGATGTCTTACGGGAGTTTGTTTCGCCATGGTTTCGAAGGAGCCATGCTGTCCGTCTACGACTACGACCGTCCACCGCTCAACTGTTCCCAACCTTATTGCTATTTTCGCTATCCCCGCAAAATTTTGGAAACCTTTGACATGGACCAGAGCTCATACTACGTATCTATCATTGGCTTGATGATGTACTTTGTCGTAATGAGAATTGCTGGCTATTTTGTTTTGCGTTTCAAGCTAAAAAGCATATcttaa
- the LOC116924031 gene encoding ATP-binding cassette sub-family G member 1 isoform X2 codes for MDTDIKLRERNRGTTATRENQEVSSFDLTFSDLSYTVGKGETAKQILRQISGTFNSGKLTAIMGPSGAGKTSLMNILAGLKKSGIEGRVNVNGAERKFKTFRKQSAYITQQDHLMSNLSVDEYMMSAAHLKLGNDVSEKEKKLTIELIMNTLGLTNSQSTRVSCLSGGECKRLAIGLELIDNPAILFLDEPTSGLDSSSGLQCVAVLRDIAKTGRTVVATIHQPSTRLLDQFDQLYIVAGGSCMYQGPVNSLIPYLQSMNLQCPDHHNPADFAIDVASGEYGDVVFRLISGIENGRSIYQDNSSTSCVPSTSHDTEVDEVGETDFMINSHLRTNKRGKNELSYGAPFHTQVAVLLRRTWRTIWREQILTTMRLTLHVCIAILIGLLYWQIGDDAHAVYNNAGMLFFNHLFILYAAMMPTFLTWQGIGLFFGAAFDIPVASYFAPISCIPFLLVSGFMFKFDAIPPYLSWITYLSFLHYSFEGSMLSLYGGDRPPLSCSYSYCHFRYPIKFLELFNLNNSSYYLSVLGMMANFFVIRVAGYLVLRFKLRHVR; via the exons GAGAAACAGCTAAGCAAATTTTGAGGCAAATTAGTGGCACGTTCAACTCGGGCAAGCTGACAGCCATTATGGGGCCTTCGGGTGCCGGGAAAACTTCCCTAATGAACATATTAGCTGGATTAAA GAAAAGCGGAATAGAAGGCCGCGTCAACGTCAACGGCGCAGAACGAAAGTTCAAAACTTTTCGCAAACAATCGGCATACATCACGCAGCAAGATCATCTTATGTCTAATTTATCGGTGGATGAGTACATGATGTCAGCTGCGCACCTGAAATTAGGGAATGACGTCtctgaaaaggaaaagaagttAACT ATCGAGCTGATAATGAATACCTTAGGATTGACGAACAGCCAGTCAACAAGGGTTTCTTGCTTATCTGGTGGTGAATGTAAGCGACTTGCCATCGGGTTGGAATTAATTGACAACCCAGCCATTTTATTTCTGGATGAACCAACCAG TGGTCTGGACAGCTCATCCGGTTTGCAATGTGTGGCTGTACTGCGTGACATCGCCAAGACCGGCCGCACG GTGGTGGCTACTATTCACCAACCAAGTACTCGATTATTGGACCAGTTTGATCAGCTCTATATAGTAGCTGGTGGATCGTGCATGTACCAAGGCCCAGTTAATTCTTTGATTCCTTACCTTCAATCAATGAATTTACAATGTCCGGATCATCATAATCCTGCCGATTTTG caatcgaTGTGGCTTCGGGAGAATATGGAGACGTTGTATTCCGCTTGATATCCGGGATCGAGAACGGTCGAAGTATTTATCAGGATAACTCATCAACTTCATGCGTACCATCTACGAGCCATG ACACTGAAGTTGACGAAGTGGGTGAAACAGACTTCATGATCAACAGCCATTTGAGGACAaataaaagaggaaagaatGAACTTTCATACGGTGCGCCGTTTCACACCCAAGTCGCTGTTCTCCTCCGAAGAACTTGGCGTACTATTTGGAGAGAACAG ATCTTGACTACGATGCGTCTTACTCTTCACGTTTGCATTGCCATCCTGATTGGCTTATTGTATTGGCAGATCGGGGACGATGCCCATGCCGTATACAATAATGCTGGCATGCTCTTCTTCAATcatctatttattttatacgCCGCCATGATGCCGACTTTTCTTACAT GGCAAGGTATCGGATTGTTTTTTGGCGCTGCATTCGACATCCCAGTAGCTTCTTATTTCGCCCCCATCAGCTGCATTCCATTCTTGTTGGTGTCGGGCTTCATGTTTAAATTTGACGCTATTCCGCCTTACCTAAGCTGGATAACGTACCTAAGTTTTCTTCATTACAGTTTCGAAGGTTCTATGCTATCCCTCTACGGTGGTGATCGTCCGCCTCTCTCTTGCTCTTATTCTTATTGCCATTTTCGATACCCAATCAAGTTTTTAGAACTATTCAACTTGAATAACAGTTCCTATTACTTGTCGGTACTTGGCATGATGGCGAATTTCTTCGTTATACGGGTGGCCGGCTATTTAGTTTTGCGTTTCAAGCTTCGGCACGTGCGTTAA
- the LOC116924031 gene encoding ATP-binding cassette sub-family G member 1 isoform X1, which yields MDTDIKLRERNRGTTATRENQEVSSFDLTFSDLSYTVGKGETAKQILRQISGTFNSGKLTAIMGPSGAGKTSLMNILAGLKKSGIEGRVNVNGAERKFKTFRKQSAYITQQDHLMSNLSVDEYMMSAAHLKLGNDVSEKEKKLTIELIMNTLGLTNSQSTRVSCLSGGECKRLAIGLELIDNPAILFLDEPTSGLDSSSGLQCVAVLRDIAKTGRTVVATIHQPSTRLLDQFDQLYIVAGGSCMYQGPVNSLIPYLQSMNLQCPDHHNPADFAIDVASGEYGDVVFRLISGIENGRSIYQDNSSTSCVPSTSHDTEVDEVGETDFMINSHLRTNKRGKNELSYGAPFHTQVAVLLRRTWRTIWREQILTTMRLTLHVCIAILIGLLYWQIGDDAHAVYNNAGMLFFNHLFILYAAMMPTFLTFNLERKVLVREHLNRWYSLKAYYLAKTLADIPFQIFFPTVYLIPVYLMTNQPLCIERFFMLWTIAICISLVGQGIGLFFGAAFDIPVASYFAPISCIPFLLVSGFMFKFDAIPPYLSWITYLSFLHYSFEGSMLSLYGGDRPPLSCSYSYCHFRYPIKFLELFNLNNSSYYLSVLGMMANFFVIRVAGYLVLRFKLRHVR from the exons GAGAAACAGCTAAGCAAATTTTGAGGCAAATTAGTGGCACGTTCAACTCGGGCAAGCTGACAGCCATTATGGGGCCTTCGGGTGCCGGGAAAACTTCCCTAATGAACATATTAGCTGGATTAAA GAAAAGCGGAATAGAAGGCCGCGTCAACGTCAACGGCGCAGAACGAAAGTTCAAAACTTTTCGCAAACAATCGGCATACATCACGCAGCAAGATCATCTTATGTCTAATTTATCGGTGGATGAGTACATGATGTCAGCTGCGCACCTGAAATTAGGGAATGACGTCtctgaaaaggaaaagaagttAACT ATCGAGCTGATAATGAATACCTTAGGATTGACGAACAGCCAGTCAACAAGGGTTTCTTGCTTATCTGGTGGTGAATGTAAGCGACTTGCCATCGGGTTGGAATTAATTGACAACCCAGCCATTTTATTTCTGGATGAACCAACCAG TGGTCTGGACAGCTCATCCGGTTTGCAATGTGTGGCTGTACTGCGTGACATCGCCAAGACCGGCCGCACG GTGGTGGCTACTATTCACCAACCAAGTACTCGATTATTGGACCAGTTTGATCAGCTCTATATAGTAGCTGGTGGATCGTGCATGTACCAAGGCCCAGTTAATTCTTTGATTCCTTACCTTCAATCAATGAATTTACAATGTCCGGATCATCATAATCCTGCCGATTTTG caatcgaTGTGGCTTCGGGAGAATATGGAGACGTTGTATTCCGCTTGATATCCGGGATCGAGAACGGTCGAAGTATTTATCAGGATAACTCATCAACTTCATGCGTACCATCTACGAGCCATG ACACTGAAGTTGACGAAGTGGGTGAAACAGACTTCATGATCAACAGCCATTTGAGGACAaataaaagaggaaagaatGAACTTTCATACGGTGCGCCGTTTCACACCCAAGTCGCTGTTCTCCTCCGAAGAACTTGGCGTACTATTTGGAGAGAACAG ATCTTGACTACGATGCGTCTTACTCTTCACGTTTGCATTGCCATCCTGATTGGCTTATTGTATTGGCAGATCGGGGACGATGCCCATGCCGTATACAATAATGCTGGCATGCTCTTCTTCAATcatctatttattttatacgCCGCCATGATGCCGACTTTTCTTACAT TTAATTTAGAGAGGAAAGTGCTGGTTCGAGAGCATTTAAATCGATGGTACAGTCTCAAAGCGTATTATTTAGCCAAGACTTTGGCTGATATACCATTTCAGATATTTTTTCCTACTGTCTATTTGATCCCGGTGTATTTAATGACTAACCAGCCACTGTGCATAGAGCGTTTCTTTATGCTGTGGACCATAGCAATTTGTATTTCTCTCGTAGGGCAAGGTATCGGATTGTTTTTTGGCGCTGCATTCGACATCCCAGTAGCTTCTTATTTCGCCCCCATCAGCTGCATTCCATTCTTGTTGGTGTCGGGCTTCATGTTTAAATTTGACGCTATTCCGCCTTACCTAAGCTGGATAACGTACCTAAGTTTTCTTCATTACAGTTTCGAAGGTTCTATGCTATCCCTCTACGGTGGTGATCGTCCGCCTCTCTCTTGCTCTTATTCTTATTGCCATTTTCGATACCCAATCAAGTTTTTAGAACTATTCAACTTGAATAACAGTTCCTATTACTTGTCGGTACTTGGCATGATGGCGAATTTCTTCGTTATACGGGTGGCCGGCTATTTAGTTTTGCGTTTCAAGCTTCGGCACGTGCGTTAA